CAGCAGCGCGTGTGGGCCGCGCTGTCGGAGATTCCGTACGGCGAGACACGGTCGTACTCCGACATCGCCGCGATGGTCGGCATCCCGAAGGCGCCCCGTGCGGTGGGGCAGGCGAACTCGCGCAACCCGGTGCCCATCATCGTGCCGTGCCACCGCGTGCTCGCGTCGGGCAACCGGCTGGGCGGCTACATGGGCAGTGGCCCGGACGGCCCCGGCGCCGAGCTGAAGCGCTGGTTTCTCCGCCACGAGGGCGTCGCCGGGTGGTGATCCGCCGCGTTCCATCCCCCGCCGCGCATCTCACGTCCACGGCGGTTGCGGGAGATGCGGATCCGCCGATGCCGCGCATCTCCCGTGCATCTGTATCCAATTCGTCCGGGGCAGTCTCGCGTCCGCGCGTCCGCGCCTGCGCGCGCCCTCGCATGGGCGCGGCCTGACGCCCGCGCGTCAGGCCGAAGCCGCGGTCCTCGTGTACGTCTCCCGCCTCCGCCTCCGCAACTACCGCAACTTCGCGGACCAGGAAGTCGAGCTGCCGCCCCAGGGCGTCGCCATCATCGGCGACAACGGGCAGGGCAAGACGAACCTGCTGGAATCGATCTACTACCTGGAGATCTTCCGCTCCTTCCGCGGCGCGCCCGACGACCAGCTCGTGCGCTTCGGCGAGGAGGTGTTCCGCGTGGAGGGCACCCTGCGCGACCCCGACGGCCGCGAGAAGGAGATCGCCGCCGCGTACGAGCGCCGCCGCCGCAAGAAGAAGGTCACGGTCAACGGCAACGAGCCCGAGCGCCTGGCCGACGCGCTGGGCGGCGTGGGCGCGGTGATCTTCTCGCCGTCGGACGTGGAGATCGTGGCGGGCGGGCCGGGGGAGCGGCGGCGATTCATCGACATCGTCCTCTCCCTGGCCGAGCCGGGCTACGTAGCCGCGCTCCAGCGCTACCGCCAGGCGCTCTTCCAGCGGAACACCCTGCTGCGGCAGGGCGCCGCGCCCGCGCTGGTCTCCGCCTGGAACGAAGGGCTGATCGCGAGCGGAAGCCGCGTCGTGGCCGCCCGTGCGGGCTGGGTCGCCGAGCGCGCCGCGGGCTTCGCCGCGCACTACGCCCGCGTGGCCGGCGGGCAGCCCGGCAGCATCGGCTTCGACCCGTCGATCGGGGGATGGGAAGGCGAGACGCCGTCCGCGGCCGACGTGGCGGATGCCTTCCGCGCCGCGCTGGAGCGCTCGGCCGAGCGCGAGCAGCGGCGCGGGATGACGCTCGTGGGCCCGCATCGCGACGACCTGACGTTCGCGGTGGAGGCGCCGGACGGCTCCTCGCTCGACGTCCGCACGTACGGCTCTGGCGGGCAGCAGCGCACCGCCGCGATCGCCGCGCGCATGGTGGAGGCGGAGACGATCCGCGAGACGCGCGGCCGCGAGTCCGTGATCCTGCTCGACGACGTGTTCGCCGAGCTGGACCCCGGCCGCAGCGAGCGCATCGTGGAGTGGATCGACAGCGCCGAGGGCGGCCAGGTCATCCTCACCTCCCCCAAGCCCAGCGACTTCCAGATCCACGGCCACTCCCTCCCCCGCTGGCGCATGTCCGCCGGCGTGCTTCGGGAGATGTAGGGCAGGGGCGCGTTCACGCGACCTGCTTCAGCTCGTCGGCCCCCACAGGCTACCGAAAACCGCTGGCCACACGAGACGTACGCCGACGCTCTCGCACACGCTCAGCCACCGCAGATCCCGCGGAGGGCGTTCAACCACTAGCACTCCGTCGACGCCCGCCGTTGGTTTCGCGAGCATTGCCCGGTAGTGAATGAGCTGGCCGAGCCCAAGCCGGAGCTGCCGTTCTTCGTTCTGGTTCGTGAGACTCTTCACTTCCGCGACGACTCTGCGGCCCGCATGTTCCCACCCGAGGTCGAATTCCGGTTCTCCGGCCGCTGGAGAACGCGGTTCAAGGCCGCGGGCGCGGAGCTCTGCAGCGAGTGCGTTCTGAGTTATGGCATGACCCTTCAACCCACGTTCGACGACCGACGGGTCCACTGGGAACAGGTTGATCTCGGTTCGGGAAGCTGCTTCGTCCGCCGCTTGATACGGCCGGCCGAGCGGGGAAGGCTGATAGGTGGTCGGTCGTGGTTCCCGAACTGCTCTTTTCGCTACCGGTGTGCTCGTCCCGGCGCCGATTGCGTATACCACCTCTTTCGACACGCCGGCCGCCTCCGCGAGGGAAGGGAACAGCCGAACAAACTCGTCAGGGACTTTGAAGAGGTAGCCCTGTGAGGGGCGGGGGGGGCGCTTGTGAGAGAGTGCGAAAGGGAAGAAGATGGCTCCCTTCTGCTCCGCCTTCAACCGCGCGGTGAGTTCCTGGAGCGCCGCCGCTTCTCGCCGTACGTCAGCCAGCGTCACCAGCGTGTCGAGCTGCGTGAATTCGCGTAAGCCACGTACCCACCCCGGCCGCATGTGTGGGGTGATCTTCGCGTTCCGTGCCGATGTACCTCTCGCCGCCCACTGTACCTCTTCCTCTCGAACGTTTCCATCCACCCGTGAAACGCCGACGATGGCGCTGCGCGGCTTGTGATAGTGGAAGACCGTGTCTCCTGACGAGAGCGCGTTGATGAGCGAATAACTCCAGAACGGCTTTCCCGTTTCGTTCGTCTGTGGCGCATGAAGGTCGGCACCCAAGTCTTTCCGATCTGTCACCTCTAACCAGAAGCTCTTAGACATACGATAGAGTGTGTGGTCCGAGGGTCACTGGCATTCTGCTTGTCACTCGGACCAGCAGCGGGAATTGTTGCGCAGGCGACGTATAATGTGCGCTTGCGGGGGCCAGCCCGCCATCATCCCGAGGGCCCGTGTAGCTTCCCTGTTCCGCTGGGAAATGGCGGCTGGGAAGTGGCAGCAATGGTGGCGGGGTCCTCGAGACGTAGGCTCGTCTGTCCTTTGTCCGTTCCTCCCCGCCGCTCACCCTTCCGCGTCCCTCCGATGCGACTCGTCACCTGGAACTGCTGCCGCGGGAAGATCGCGGCCAAGGCTCCGCA
The Longimicrobiaceae bacterium DNA segment above includes these coding regions:
- a CDS encoding methylated-DNA--[protein]-cysteine S-methyltransferase, with protein sequence MPSSVSSPTAYKLKLTSPIGTLLAEHDGERVTGLHLPKPGTHQKHPFAAEPSRDDALGWALSEQLRDYFRGRRREFDLPLSLAGTEFQQRVWAALSEIPYGETRSYSDIAAMVGIPKAPRAVGQANSRNPVPIIVPCHRVLASGNRLGGYMGSGPDGPGAELKRWFLRHEGVAGW
- a CDS encoding DNA replication/repair protein RecF; amino-acid sequence: MYVSRLRLRNYRNFADQEVELPPQGVAIIGDNGQGKTNLLESIYYLEIFRSFRGAPDDQLVRFGEEVFRVEGTLRDPDGREKEIAAAYERRRRKKKVTVNGNEPERLADALGGVGAVIFSPSDVEIVAGGPGERRRFIDIVLSLAEPGYVAALQRYRQALFQRNTLLRQGAAPALVSAWNEGLIASGSRVVAARAGWVAERAAGFAAHYARVAGGQPGSIGFDPSIGGWEGETPSAADVADAFRAALERSAEREQRRGMTLVGPHRDDLTFAVEAPDGSSLDVRTYGSGGQQRTAAIAARMVEAETIRETRGRESVILLDDVFAELDPGRSERIVEWIDSAEGGQVILTSPKPSDFQIHGHSLPRWRMSAGVLREM